The Fusobacterium sp. IOR10 genome window below encodes:
- a CDS encoding MarR family winged helix-turn-helix transcriptional regulator, translating to MSGIMNDPVGKEINELRRDMRRFLYYHLDKYSLGDSQFEILIEVYNEKGISQEQLSKIRKVDKAATTNAVKRLMENDYIYRERDPVDKRAYKLYCTKKGIDFIPKLKEILKLEDFIINKGISLDEMKIFRTVLKKIGSNIDNYFKEEKLIK from the coding sequence ATGAGTGGAATTATGAATGATCCAGTAGGTAAAGAAATTAATGAATTAAGAAGAGATATGAGAAGATTTTTATATTATCATTTGGATAAATATTCCTTAGGAGATAGTCAATTTGAAATATTGATTGAAGTATATAATGAAAAAGGAATATCTCAAGAACAACTGAGTAAAATCAGAAAAGTTGATAAAGCAGCTACAACAAATGCAGTAAAAAGACTTATGGAAAATGACTATATTTATAGGGAAAGAGATCCTGTGGACAAAAGGGCATATAAGCTTTATTGTACTAAAAAAGGGATTGATTTTATCCCGAAACTTAAAGAAATATTAAAGTTAGAAGATTTCATTATTAATAAAGGAATTTCATTAGATGAAATGAAAATATTTAGAACAGTATTAAAAAAGATAGGATCAAATATTGATAATTATTTTAAAGAGGAGAAGTTAATAAAATGA
- a CDS encoding YeeE/YedE thiosulfate transporter family protein, producing the protein MKKFIKEKQWHWFLSGTILGLIFIVAVALVKPIGVSTQFVIFDGVAWNSVQELVVKDSGAKSGYSSFNAYINKSGGKYAKSIAEPLNYSYVFVFAMILGGFTASKLKDKESKEENKSLPKVWEDKFGKSRVKRYLGSFLGGILALFGSRLAGGCTSGHMMSGMMQTSVSGYLFALGAFAIAIPAAIFIYKGGNKEWL; encoded by the coding sequence ATGAAAAAATTTATCAAAGAAAAACAGTGGCATTGGTTTTTAAGTGGTACAATTTTAGGTCTTATTTTTATTGTTGCTGTGGCCCTAGTAAAGCCAATTGGTGTTTCTACACAGTTTGTAATATTTGATGGTGTAGCATGGAACTCAGTTCAAGAATTAGTAGTTAAAGATTCAGGAGCTAAAAGTGGTTATTCTAGCTTTAATGCATATATAAATAAAAGCGGAGGAAAATATGCTAAAAGTATTGCCGAACCTTTAAATTATAGTTATGTATTTGTATTTGCAATGATTCTAGGAGGTTTTACTGCTAGCAAATTAAAAGATAAAGAAAGTAAAGAAGAAAACAAATCCCTTCCTAAAGTTTGGGAAGATAAATTTGGAAAATCCCGTGTAAAAAGATATTTAGGATCATTTTTAGGTGGAATACTAGCCCTATTTGGTTCTCGACTTGCTGGGGGATGTACCAGTGGACATATGATGAGTGGTATGATGCAAACATCTGTCAGTGGCTATTTATTTGCTTTGGGAGCATTTGCCATTGCAATACCTGCAGCTATATTCATATACAAAGGAGGTAATAAAGAATGGCTATAA
- a CDS encoding energy-coupling factor transporter transmembrane protein EcfT produces MNMKKFNPCAKLLANLIVVLASLMVFDPYTMGMLFSFSFFFAIITKSFNSKNLKMIIPLVCFAFGMLWMNGSLARVQNPKIIATLWHINFTDKGLIVGMVLFFRILTIGITSILFTCNTEPDALILSLIKEFKLNPGVAYGILTALRFLPSMESDLALINAAHKIRSSKGKKWYKKKNPWYRNAIPLLGTNIRKAERVAIAMESRGFQTDMKRTYYRTINWYRRDTIFVFATLIVVVSIIAFSYNLGWLVGFKRWQGF; encoded by the coding sequence ATGAATATGAAAAAATTTAATCCCTGTGCAAAACTTCTTGCTAATTTAATTGTTGTACTAGCATCTTTAATGGTTTTTGATCCATATACAATGGGTATGCTATTTAGTTTTAGTTTTTTCTTTGCTATTATTACAAAATCATTTAATTCTAAGAATTTAAAAATGATTATTCCCCTTGTGTGTTTTGCCTTTGGAATGCTTTGGATGAATGGCTCCCTAGCAAGGGTTCAAAATCCAAAAATTATTGCAACTCTTTGGCATATAAACTTCACAGATAAGGGTCTTATTGTGGGAATGGTTTTATTTTTTAGAATTTTAACAATTGGAATTACTTCTATTTTATTTACTTGCAACACTGAGCCTGATGCTTTAATATTAAGCTTGATTAAAGAATTTAAACTAAATCCAGGAGTAGCTTATGGTATACTTACAGCTTTACGTTTTTTACCATCAATGGAATCTGATCTTGCTTTAATTAATGCAGCTCATAAAATCCGTAGTTCAAAGGGTAAAAAATGGTATAAGAAGAAAAATCCATGGTATAGAAATGCAATACCATTACTTGGAACAAATATTAGAAAGGCGGAAAGAGTTGCCATTGCAATGGAGTCTAGAGGTTTTCAAACAGATATGAAAAGAACATATTATCGTACTATTAATTGGTATAGAAGGGATACAATATTTGTTTTTGCTACTTTAATAGTGGTTGTTTCAATTATTGCTTTTTCTTATAATTTAGGTTGGTTAGTTGGTTTTAAACGTTGGCAAGGATTTTAA
- a CDS encoding MATE family efflux transporter, with the protein MNVLERLETEKISKLLIEFSIPAIVGMIVFALYNIVDRIFIGKGIGAYAMAGLSICFPIFIIYIAFGMLIGQGGGSVLSIKLGEHDYKGAQKALGNTFTLFILVSLFLSIFGYIYIDKILLIFGASEVTLPYAKEYIFVINNLVIFNFMSMGISNLVRAEGNAKFAMQTMILGAITNIILDPIFIFYFHMGIKGAAYATIVSNMIVSLINTYYFTFGKKCHVRLRREDLILDMETVKMILSIGISPFSLQLTTSLATVLCNKELLLQGGDFAVGAMGIINSIYMFLSMVIAGISTGSQPILGYNFGAKKYNRVLKTFKISIIAAVSLGFFLMVCIFIVPSIFINLFNDGNQEILKIGINGIRIYFLLIPLNCFYIVGSNYFQSINKANKSLFLNLLRQIFLVIPLLLILPHYFGISGIWMIFPISDLIVFAVTVIFLKRHMTKMRRLNYASLA; encoded by the coding sequence ATGAATGTACTAGAAAGATTAGAAACAGAAAAGATTTCAAAGCTATTAATTGAATTTTCAATTCCAGCTATTGTAGGAATGATTGTATTTGCTCTATACAATATAGTAGACAGGATATTTATTGGAAAAGGAATTGGAGCCTATGCTATGGCAGGTTTAAGTATTTGTTTTCCAATATTTATTATTTATATAGCATTTGGAATGTTAATAGGCCAGGGTGGAGGAAGTGTTCTTTCTATTAAATTAGGGGAGCACGATTATAAGGGAGCTCAAAAAGCTCTTGGAAATACCTTTACACTTTTTATATTGGTAAGTCTATTCCTTTCAATTTTTGGGTATATTTATATTGATAAAATACTTTTAATATTTGGAGCCAGTGAAGTAACCCTTCCCTATGCAAAGGAATATATTTTTGTAATTAATAACTTAGTAATTTTTAATTTTATGTCAATGGGAATTAGTAATCTTGTTAGAGCAGAGGGAAATGCTAAATTTGCCATGCAAACTATGATATTAGGTGCTATTACAAATATTATATTAGATCCCATTTTTATTTTTTATTTTCATATGGGAATTAAAGGAGCTGCTTATGCAACAATAGTTTCAAATATGATAGTGAGTTTAATTAATACATATTATTTTACATTTGGTAAAAAATGTCATGTTAGGTTGAGAAGGGAAGATCTTATTTTAGATATGGAAACTGTTAAAATGATATTATCTATTGGTATATCTCCATTTTCATTGCAATTAACAACAAGTTTAGCTACAGTACTTTGTAATAAAGAACTCCTTCTTCAGGGGGGAGATTTTGCTGTTGGAGCAATGGGAATAATAAATAGTATATATATGTTTCTAAGTATGGTAATTGCAGGTATAAGCACAGGTAGTCAACCTATACTAGGATATAATTTTGGTGCTAAAAAATATAATAGGGTACTTAAAACTTTTAAAATATCTATAATTGCAGCTGTTAGTCTAGGATTTTTTTTAATGGTATGCATTTTTATTGTTCCTAGTATTTTTATAAATTTATTCAATGATGGAAATCAAGAAATATTGAAAATTGGAATTAATGGAATAAGAATATACTTTTTATTAATACCTTTAAATTGTTTTTATATAGTTGGATCAAACTATTTTCAATCTATAAATAAGGCTAATAAATCTTTATTTTTAAATCTTTTAAGACAAATTTTTCTAGTTATTCCATTATTATTAATACTTCCACATTATTTTGGTATTAGCGGTATTTGGATGATATTTCCCATAAGTGATCTCATTGTATTTGCAGTAACAGTGATATTTTTAAAAAGACATATGACAAAAATGAGAAGATTAAATTATGCAAGTTTAGCTTAA
- a CDS encoding ECF transporter S component, translated as MIKKLGWTLKDIIVLCVLGVAFGAMYLGGVTIWAFANAAFGPIGLDIVYGIWFTASITGAYIIRKPGVALGTELMAALGEVILGTPSGIMVFIGAAIQGLGCEAVFAATGWKKYSTPVLVLAGMGASVTSFIYNYFAYGYSKFAFVMLASMLAVRLVSGAVLSGLLGKWIGDGLAATGALSSFPLGRERAKKRVNG; from the coding sequence ATGATTAAAAAATTAGGTTGGACATTGAAGGATATTATAGTTTTATGTGTACTTGGAGTTGCTTTTGGAGCTATGTATTTGGGAGGAGTAACTATTTGGGCATTTGCCAATGCAGCTTTTGGTCCTATTGGTCTTGATATAGTGTATGGAATTTGGTTTACAGCATCTATTACAGGGGCATATATAATTCGTAAACCAGGAGTTGCCCTTGGTACAGAATTAATGGCAGCATTAGGTGAAGTTATATTAGGTACACCATCTGGTATTATGGTATTTATTGGTGCAGCAATTCAAGGACTTGGATGTGAAGCAGTTTTTGCTGCAACTGGTTGGAAAAAATATTCAACACCTGTTTTAGTTTTAGCAGGTATGGGTGCCAGTGTAACAAGTTTTATTTATAATTATTTTGCCTATGGATATTCAAAATTTGCCTTTGTAATGTTAGCTAGTATGTTAGCAGTACGTTTAGTGTCAGGTGCTGTACTTTCTGGTTTGCTTGGTAAATGGATTGGTGATGGTCTTGCAGCTACAGGTGCCTTGTCTTCATTCCCATTAGGTCGTGAAAGAGCTAAAAAGAGAGTTAATGGATAA
- a CDS encoding ABC transporter ATP-binding protein, whose translation MAKVKVLNLSVEINEKFILKNINMEFDTRDRILILGESGSGKSTLLLSLMGIIQRFNNACVKGNIFIDGVSVKDMKISKVARIFGIVFQNPESQFCSLYPKDEVAFSLENQCMDPLLMPSIIEKSLEAFDFPKEKENQLINTLSGGEQQRLALSSIGAVDSQMFLLDEPTANLDPKGREQVVKSAKKAGEEGKGLIVVEHNLENWIPFLDQLIVIDGNGEIFCDGNIREMFYEHSDLLMKKGIWCPYSIRVYGKLREMGYNFKNVPCNIQELKNERIPENLLRKVMDVSCKLSDKLKINRGNPILKVEKLSAGYKKNKRVLKEIDLTVNEGDFFALVGGNGSGKSTLSKVILKLANIFSGDIFLCGRKLSSYKEQELYDLIGYVFQNPEHQFLEDTVWSEIAYSMDQVTRDKNIRNKEVNRLLEDFHLKNYEMNNPFSLSGGQKRRLSVATMLVGERKMLILDEPTFGQDERNTKMLMEKLVKLNEQGMTIFMITHDLDLVDSYANNTAVLYNGEILYSGDTENLWNEGEIIKKSGLDFPYRVKLLNEVSLS comes from the coding sequence ATGGCAAAGGTAAAGGTTTTAAATCTATCAGTTGAAATTAATGAAAAATTTATTTTGAAAAATATTAATATGGAATTTGATACAAGGGATAGAATTTTAATTTTAGGAGAAAGTGGTAGTGGTAAATCCACTCTCCTTCTATCTCTTATGGGAATTATTCAAAGATTTAACAACGCTTGTGTAAAGGGAAATATATTTATAGATGGTGTGTCTGTTAAGGATATGAAAATATCCAAAGTAGCTAGAATTTTTGGAATAGTATTTCAAAATCCTGAAAGTCAGTTCTGTTCCCTTTATCCAAAGGATGAGGTAGCTTTTTCTTTGGAGAATCAATGTATGGATCCTTTACTAATGCCTAGTATAATAGAAAAATCATTGGAAGCATTTGATTTTCCAAAGGAAAAAGAAAATCAACTTATTAATACCCTTTCTGGAGGAGAACAGCAACGTCTTGCACTTTCTTCAATTGGTGCTGTGGATTCTCAAATGTTTTTATTAGATGAACCAACTGCAAACTTGGATCCAAAGGGTAGAGAGCAAGTGGTGAAATCTGCTAAGAAAGCTGGGGAAGAGGGAAAGGGATTAATAGTTGTAGAACATAATTTGGAAAATTGGATTCCATTTTTAGATCAGTTAATTGTTATTGATGGAAATGGTGAAATATTTTGTGATGGAAATATTCGTGAGATGTTTTATGAGCATAGTGATTTGTTAATGAAAAAAGGAATATGGTGCCCCTATAGTATTAGAGTATATGGAAAATTAAGAGAAATGGGATATAATTTTAAAAATGTCCCTTGTAATATTCAAGAGTTGAAAAATGAAAGAATCCCTGAAAATTTATTGAGAAAGGTAATGGATGTTTCTTGTAAACTCTCTGATAAATTAAAAATAAATAGAGGAAATCCAATACTTAAAGTGGAAAAATTATCTGCTGGATACAAAAAAAATAAAAGGGTATTAAAGGAAATAGATTTAACTGTAAATGAAGGGGATTTTTTTGCTTTAGTTGGTGGAAATGGTAGTGGTAAATCAACTTTATCAAAGGTTATATTAAAACTGGCCAATATTTTTAGTGGAGATATTTTTCTTTGTGGAAGAAAATTATCCTCATATAAGGAACAAGAACTTTATGATTTAATTGGTTATGTATTTCAAAATCCTGAACATCAATTTTTAGAAGATACAGTGTGGTCAGAAATTGCCTATAGTATGGATCAAGTTACCAGGGATAAAAATATTAGAAATAAAGAAGTAAATAGACTGTTAGAAGATTTTCATCTTAAAAATTATGAAATGAACAATCCTTTCAGTCTTTCTGGAGGACAAAAAAGAAGACTTTCTGTTGCAACTATGCTTGTGGGAGAAAGGAAAATGTTAATACTAGATGAACCTACTTTTGGACAAGATGAAAGAAATACTAAAATGTTAATGGAAAAACTTGTTAAATTAAATGAACAGGGTATGACAATATTTATGATAACCCATGATTTAGATTTGGTAGATTCCTATGCAAACAATACTGCTGTGTTATATAACGGGGAAATTTTATATAGTGGTGACACTGAAAATCTATGGAATGAAGGGGAAATAATTAAAAAAAGCGGTCTTGATTTTCCCTATAGAGTTAAACTTTTAAATGAGGTGAGTCTTTCATGA
- a CDS encoding DUF6691 family protein → MAIILAIVIGFLFGFILQKVGASNPQKIINMLRLKDFHLMKTILLAIGLSNLLLFMLMLFGVIDPSHLSIKSSYVGVIIGGGIMGLGWTLSGFCPGTGLVALGEGRKDAIFFVLGGMVGALSLTLIYGKIKDTFLFYDLGGKMTLAVTNAKGSIPLLPNIPGLFVAGAIGIVLIVIAFILPDHRK, encoded by the coding sequence ATGGCTATAATACTTGCTATTGTAATTGGATTTTTATTTGGATTTATTCTTCAAAAAGTTGGAGCTTCAAATCCACAAAAAATTATAAACATGCTTAGACTAAAAGATTTTCATTTAATGAAAACAATCCTTCTAGCTATTGGACTTAGTAATCTACTATTATTTATGCTTATGCTATTTGGAGTTATTGATCCATCACATTTAAGTATAAAATCATCCTATGTTGGAGTTATAATAGGTGGAGGTATTATGGGTTTAGGTTGGACCCTATCTGGTTTTTGCCCAGGAACAGGATTAGTTGCCCTTGGTGAAGGTAGAAAAGATGCTATTTTCTTTGTTTTAGGAGGAATGGTTGGAGCATTATCACTAACTCTTATTTATGGAAAAATTAAAGATACTTTCTTATTTTATGATTTAGGAGGAAAAATGACTCTAGCTGTTACCAATGCCAAGGGAAGCATTCCTTTACTTCCTAATATTCCTGGATTGTTTGTTGCAGGTGCAATAGGAATTGTTCTTATAGTTATTGCATTTATATTACCTGATCACAGAAAATAA
- a CDS encoding YkoF family thiamine/hydroxymethylpyrimidine-binding protein: MNLKCGISDVVGARIGVYPMQDNFVEVILGALKETDKTGLYVVTDDLGTIIQGKRERVFAYVKEVFLRTAHAGEHVVANVLFSVGCPGDVPEDFDFDAKAKSVELPMEDMPIACAWSLYPLGSKEYFQVIVEEVEKAMEMSKVEVESYHYCTRLDGKARDIFNLLETSFEGVSKRIHHTIIHATFSKGSPSKTKEKIHI; the protein is encoded by the coding sequence TTGAATTTAAAATGTGGAATAAGTGATGTTGTTGGTGCTAGAATAGGAGTTTATCCTATGCAAGATAATTTTGTAGAGGTAATTTTAGGTGCCTTGAAAGAAACTGATAAAACAGGACTTTATGTTGTAACAGACGATTTAGGAACAATAATACAAGGAAAAAGGGAACGTGTTTTTGCCTATGTAAAGGAAGTATTTTTACGTACAGCCCATGCAGGGGAACATGTAGTTGCAAATGTTTTATTTTCAGTGGGATGTCCAGGAGATGTACCAGAAGATTTTGATTTTGATGCAAAGGCAAAATCTGTGGAACTTCCAATGGAAGATATGCCAATTGCTTGTGCTTGGTCACTATATCCCCTTGGAAGCAAAGAATATTTTCAAGTAATTGTGGAAGAAGTTGAAAAGGCTATGGAAATGTCCAAAGTGGAAGTTGAAAGTTATCATTATTGTACAAGATTAGATGGAAAAGCAAGGGATATATTTAACTTACTTGAAACATCCTTTGAAGGGGTATCAAAAAGAATTCACCATACAATTATCCATGCAACATTTTCAAAGGGAAGCCCATCAAAAACAAAGGAAAAAATTCATATATAA